One Ancylobacter novellus DSM 506 genomic window, ACAGGGGGCGCTAGGACTTACTGGCCGCGGCGAGCGCGGTCGCGCAACGACGCTCGGTGCCGGATAGATGTCTCCGCTGATCTTCAACCACATTCCGAAATCGGCTGGCACATCGTTGCGGCAGGCCCTTGCCCAGGCGATCGGCGCGCGTGAAACCGTCGAGGGCTTTGATCGGTCGCTGTTCGGCGGATTCGACGACTTCGAGTCCTTGGCTCCGATCTTACGCGCCACGATCGTCGACACGCCGGAGGAGCTCCCGCCTTCCCCGCAACTCGTGGCCGGTCACTACGCCCCCAAGACGACGCGCGCGCGATATCCCGGCGCCAGGCACATCACGATCCTGCGTGAGGCACGCTCCCGCTTGCTCTCGCATTGGCTGTTCTGGAGAACCCACACCGATGCCGAGCTTCGGGCGTGGGGCCGCTGGGCGGATCACGTGCACAAGAGCAAGAATCCACTGCTCGCCTTTTTGCAGGACACGATGATCGCGGCGCAGACGGACAACGTCTCGCTGCGCATGCTGCTGTATCCGCACCCGCTCATTCCCGATGCCGACCACATACCGGTTCACGTCGAGGATCAGCTCCTCGCCGAGGCGAAGGCGATGATCGATTCCTTCGACTTCGCCGACGTCATCGAGAATCCGCGCTTCGCGCAGAATCTGTCGGACTGGCTCGGTTCGCCTCTCGTGATGGAGCGCCTCAACGAGACGCAGCCGATGCCGGAACAATACCGCACGCCGCTGGTGAGCGAGCTGACCCCGGCGACCATGAGCGCGTTGGCGCGCCGCACGCGGCTTGACGACGAACTGTGGAGATATGTCGCCGAGCGGCGTCTTCCGCCGGGGGAAGCGGAGGCCTTCCGTGAAGCGTCTTTCGCGCAGGCGATCGCCCGGCACGCTCTGCTGATGGCAGGTTGAGGAAAGAGATGGTGGGCGATGCAGGGATTGAACCTGCGACCCCTCCCGTGTGAAGGGAGTGCTCTCCCGCTGAGCTAATCGCCCGTCACCCCCGGCGGGTTCTCCGAGGGGCGTCGTCCATCGCGGCGGGATTTAGTGTGCCGGGTCCCCGGGTGTCAAGCGCGCTCGCGCTTTCATCCGTTGTTGATCCCGAGCCGAAGCAGGCGCTCCACCGCCTCGGGGAGAAGGTCGTAGTGCTCGATCAACTCGTCGCCGCCGAGCTCGGCCGCCGGCGTCTCGGTATAGCCGAAGGGCACCACGATCACCGGCACGCGGGCGTTCTTGGCGGTGAGCACGTCGGTCATGCTGTCGCCGACCATCAAGGCGCGCTGCGGCGAGCCGCCCGCCCGCTCGATGGTGCCGATGAGGTGCCCGGCGTCGGGCTTGTACACAGGAAAGGTGTCGGCTCCGGCGATCACCGCGAAACGGTCGGCGAGGCCGAGCCGGTCGAGCAGCAGGCGCGAAAGATATTCCAGCTTGTTGGTGCACACCGCCAGCACATGGCCGCGGGCGGAGAGCTCGTCCAGCGCCGCGACGAGGCCGGGGAAGGGCGCCGAGCTGTCGGCGATGTGGGCGGCGTAATGCTCCAGGAAGCGCTCATAGAGCTTGTCGAAGTCCGGCGGGGCGACGTCGATGCCGGCGGCGGTCAGCCCGCGATTGACCAGCGCCTTGGCGCCGGCGCCGATCATCTTGCGCGTCTCCTCGCGCGGCAGGCGCGGCGCGCCGACCTCGTCGAGGATGACGTCGAGCGTGTCCAGCAGGTCCGGGGCGGTGTCGACGAGGGTGCCATCGAGGTCGAAGGCGATCACGGCGGGGCGGGTCGGGGGTGCGCTCATGTCGATTTCCGTGGATGATGACGGTAAATGGAAGCTGCCGGCCGCCGCGAGACAGGCATAGACTGCCTACAATCCTGCCGCTTTTGCTGTCCAGCGTGGCGCGTCCATCGGGCGCAGGAGGGTGGCGGCCGGTCAATGGTAATCGGGTCGAGTTTTCGGGAGTGCTTGCGATGACGCTGAAGATTGGAACCTGGCTCGGCACGGCGGCGCTCGCCGGTGCCTTGATCGGGCTTGCCACGATCGGGGCCCATGCTCAGGGCACGACCCCGCCGGCGGGAGGCTCGACCGAGACGCCCGCGGCCTCGCCGCCCGCGAGCGAGGCTCCGGCCGGCAACGGCCCGTTCGTCTTCGGCTCGCCGCCTTCGGCGCAGGCCAACCGGCTCTATTCGGTCAATGTGCGCAACGGCGAGGTGAGCGCCTGCCAGTTCGAGCGGCCCGAGGGCAGCCTCGTCGGCGTCACCCGCTGCTTCCGCCGCGACGCCAGCGCCGCTGCCGGCGAGCCGGGCACCTACGACATCATGTCGACCCGCTATTCCGGCGAGACCGGCATCTTCCGCGTGAACGCGCAGACCGGGCAGATGAGCGTCTGCTATGTGCGCGACATGCCGAAGGAGGGCGGCGGCACCGAGCCGGCGGTGGTCTGCACCGCGCCCACGCACTGAGCCGCGCCGCGGTGCCGGGCTTGTCCCGGCGCCGCAACGGCGCTAGGCAGCATCGATATTGGAAGACCTACAGGCTGAGCCCCGACCATCGCCATGTCGACCGAAGCTGAGACTCTCAAACGCCAGGCCGCGGCCCGCGCGCTGGAATATGTACGCTCGGGCATGAAGCTCGGGCTGGGCACCGGCTCGACCGCCAAGCACTTCGTCGAGCTGCTCGCCGAGCGGGTGGGCGAGGGGCTGGAAGTGGTCGGCGTGCCGACCTCCGAGGTGACGCGGGCGCAGGCGGAAAGCCTGAACGTGCCGCTCGGCACGCTCGACGAGCATCCGGTGCTCGATCTGTGCATCGACGGCGCCGACGAGATCGGGCCGGACCTCACCTTGATCAAGGGCGGCGGCGGCGCGCTGCTGCGCGAGAAGATCGTCGCCTCGGCGGCGCAGCAGATGATCGTCATCGCCGACGCCTCCAAGAAGGTGGACCGGCTCGGCACCTTCCCGCTGCCGATCGAGGTGGTGGATTTCGGCGTCGCCGCCATCCGCCGCGGCATCGACCGCGCCGCGCGCGCGGCCGGATGCGAGGGGCTCCTGACGCTGCGGCGCCGCCCGGACGGTCATGTTTTCGTCACCGATCAGGGACACCTGATCCTCGACGCCGCCTATCACAGCATCACCGACCCGGCCGCGCTCGCGGCGCGCCTGTCGGAAGTG contains:
- the rpiA gene encoding ribose-5-phosphate isomerase RpiA — its product is MSTEAETLKRQAAARALEYVRSGMKLGLGTGSTAKHFVELLAERVGEGLEVVGVPTSEVTRAQAESLNVPLGTLDEHPVLDLCIDGADEIGPDLTLIKGGGGALLREKIVASAAQQMIVIADASKKVDRLGTFPLPIEVVDFGVAAIRRGIDRAARAAGCEGLLTLRRRPDGHVFVTDQGHLILDAAYHSITDPAALAARLSEVPGVVEHGLFINLASRVILAGAGGVSVIDRA
- a CDS encoding sulfotransferase family 2 domain-containing protein, with translation MSPLIFNHIPKSAGTSLRQALAQAIGARETVEGFDRSLFGGFDDFESLAPILRATIVDTPEELPPSPQLVAGHYAPKTTRARYPGARHITILREARSRLLSHWLFWRTHTDAELRAWGRWADHVHKSKNPLLAFLQDTMIAAQTDNVSLRMLLYPHPLIPDADHIPVHVEDQLLAEAKAMIDSFDFADVIENPRFAQNLSDWLGSPLVMERLNETQPMPEQYRTPLVSELTPATMSALARRTRLDDELWRYVAERRLPPGEAEAFREASFAQAIARHALLMAG
- a CDS encoding HAD-IA family hydrolase yields the protein MSAPPTRPAVIAFDLDGTLVDTAPDLLDTLDVILDEVGAPRLPREETRKMIGAGAKALVNRGLTAAGIDVAPPDFDKLYERFLEHYAAHIADSSAPFPGLVAALDELSARGHVLAVCTNKLEYLSRLLLDRLGLADRFAVIAGADTFPVYKPDAGHLIGTIERAGGSPQRALMVGDSMTDVLTAKNARVPVIVVPFGYTETPAAELGGDELIEHYDLLPEAVERLLRLGINNG